TGCCCCTTCTGTGGCCTAAGAGCAGGGACATGGTGAGATTATAGACCCGTTGGTAagattttggtttttgtttggtGATTCTTTATTGGGTTGGATCGCTGATTTGAATTTGGTTAGAGATCGTTAAGATTGTAGACAACTGGAGGCTTCAAATAAAGTAacgttttggatttttttttttccccttatgATGGGAATTCCTTCCTATATACTTCTGTTCAGGgctttaaatttcattttctgGATCATATTGCATAGCCATATTTGGGTTTAAATGTGTTGATTTGCTTTCGTTTTGCCCTTCCTTTGTAAGGTAATTAGATCTTCCAAAATTAGATGTAAACTCCTTTTGATTGATATTGGGTCTGAACTAATTGAGGTGTAGAATTAGTTGATATTGTCTAGTATGATATATAGCTATGCTGGTTATTTATGTGGTTTTTATCTATGTTTTCCAGATTTGGTTTGATAATGTCCCTCACCCTAAGCTTGTGGAATACAAGAAAGATCAAAACTGGGTGCGCAGGGATGGTGATTTTCTTGTTTTCCCTGGAGGTGGCACTCAATTCAAGGATGGAGTTACTGACTACTTCAATTTCATTGAGAAGGTATAGTAAATTTGTTCGTCTTTCCTGATCTCAAAGTATTGCACATCaaaatttctaatatttatttttaatgttcatCAGATGTAATTTATATGTTGCTGCTGTTTCTGCTTTTGGAATGGTTTTGttaatttataattcaaatagGTCTGGTTTCAATCTGTGTTTTTGAGTGAGTTATTCTTGGTTGATGTTTCTCTTTGTAATGCTGCAGACTTTGCCAATTATCCAGTGGGGAAGGCGAACAAGGGTAGTTTTAGATGTCGGTTGTGGAGTTGCTAGCTTTGGTGGCTATTTGCTGGACAAAAATGTTATCACCATGTCATTTGCTCCGAAGGATGAACATGAAGCTCAGATTCAGTTTGCTTTAGAGCGAGGAATCCCGGCTACATTATCTGTCATTGGGACTAAAAAGCTGCCATATCCTAATAATGCATTCGATCTGATTCATTGTGCACGATGCAGGGTTCATTGGGATGCCGATGgtatttcttttttctgttttattGCTTTACTCTTTAAGTCTGAAGAACTTGTGCTATATGAATTATCAAATTGTTTTTCTCTCACTTGATTATGGAAGCTTTGCAATTctcttaaaactttttttttttttgataatctCAGGTGGAAAACCACTGATGGAGCTCAACAGGATACTTCGGCCTGGAGGTTTCTTTATATGGTCTGCTACACCAGCCTACCGTGAAGATGTAAGAGATCGCAATTATTGGAAATGTGAGCTGATAATTTCTCTTTATCTTTATAGTTTTCTTTTTCGTTTTCATTGTGCATATATCATCAGCTTCAACAGGAGAGTTGAAGTGGAGGGATGATTGTGTTAAAATACGTTAAAAATTGGATGTTGATCTTCTATTGTTTTATGCAGCTATGGTGGCTTTGACAAAAATTATGTGCTGGAAGGATGTTGCTAAGACTATGGTTTCACCAGGAGTTGGGCTTGTAATATATCGGAAACCTGACACATTTTCATGCTATGACGATCAGAAAGAAAGAGATCCTCCTTTCTGTTATCATAGAGGACCACAAGATATTCCATGGTATTATTTGCAAAAATGTCACCACTTGGAgcaatttatgtttttcttgtCCCATTTTCTTATTGTTCCCCTGCATGTTTGTTTTGGGGCACGCTTATTGTGTAACTATGGTTGATTCTCAGAGAAAGATAATGGCCTGATCAAAAAGTACGTGGTagctattttataattatacttttccTTTCCTAGGTATGAGCCTCTCACTAGATGTCTTTCAAAACTCCCTGTGGATATCGGAGGGAATGTGCTCAGCTGGCCTTCACTGTGGCCTTATAGGCTTAACGATTTACCTCCAGTTCTGTCATTTGATCCAGATTTGAGGGATATGTTTTATGAGGACACCAAACATTGGTCAGTGCTTGTATCTGATGTTTATCTGAATGCAGCTGCTGTAAACTGGTCAAGTGTGCGGAACATAATGGATATGAATGCTGGCTATGGAGGGTAAGCATCATGTAGTTGCTAGTTGTCATGCTTTCTAGGAAGCAAATGATATATTATTAAGCTTTCTTTATGCGCATCAACGCATTAAAAACTACAAAATAAAGTTCCTCTATTTCTGCATCTTTTTCAGGGATTCTTTAAGTTTCTTCTATCATTTCATTGATTACCAGACCCAGTAGCTTTAAGTGTTCAATTTCTCTGCAAATATTTCTTTGActgaattaatattttttctttctacAGATTTGCAGCAGCACTAGTTGATCTTCCTTTTTGGGTGATGAATGTTGTCCCCTTTGATGCACAAAATACTCTGTCAGTTATTTTCGACAGAGGGCTAATCGGAGTTTATCACGACTGGTGTGAATCGTTTAGTACTTATCCTCGAACATATGATCTATTACATTCAAGCTTCCTCTTCAAAAATCTAACACAAAGGTAATTACACTAGTTTAAAAGCTTTGATCATTATGCATTTAGCATTTGCAGTGACCTGAGATTTTGCCATTTTTAGGTGTGATCTCATAGATGTAGCTGTGGAGATGGATCGGATGGTGAGACCTGGTGGGTATGTTTTGGTTCAAGATACAATGGAAATGATTCACAAGCTTGGTTCCATATTGGGTTCTCTTCATTGGTCCACCAGTCTCTATGAGAAACAGTTCCTCATTGCTAAGAAAAGTTTCTGGCGCCCCAGCTGAAGGCAAAGCCAAAGCAAAGAAGAATAGCTATTTCCACTTGCGATTTCCAAATTGAAGTTCAGTAAGGGGAGATAAAAgatcaaataagaaaaaagaagaggCAGAAAATGATTCTGTTTTCATAATTTTGGCTGAGAATTATAAATCCTAGATATTGTTTTTTCTTCACTGGTATTATTAATTGGTAAAAGTGTAAATCTTACAAACATATGAATGAGGCATTTATACATGGCTTGACTagatttttatatgataaatgattcaagtaaaaaaataattgtcatATTATTAAAGCAGTTAATAATCTTGTAAAACTTTGATTTAGTGAAAGTTCAGCAGGTAAAATGCAAAACGTTACTGCCAACGAATTTTATCTTGGTGGTGCAGAACATTTTTAAGAGCTGTGAAGTCTTAAACTTGACTATGAGTCTGAGCAAAACGAAGTCTTAAACTTGACTATGAGTCTGAGCAAAACGAAGAAGCAAAGGACCAAGCTAAGCATCACGAAGGGTAAGCAACCAAAACTGGATGATCAAATTAAACAAGAAAATAAGCTGGTTTCACCCAGGATTCTCATCTGATAATACATAACTACTCAAATTTAGAACATTTTTGTGAAGTTTTTCAGAGAGTTCAATCaagttccaaaaaaaaaaaaaaacaaaacaacctCATGTACAATCAGCACTGAGTTGAACCATAGTGGAAAGATATACGGTATGGACAAGCTAAAAGCACCCTGTGAGGTGGCACTTGTCTGATTCTTACAATCACTAATGAGGCTGTGCTCCATCTACAATTTTCATCCTTTGAGTTAAAAACCTTGTAACCTGAAGACTCCAGAAAATAAGCAATTTCAGTGTATCTGGGGTCTCTTGCCTCTTGGCATTATTAAGTGCAGGTTATAACTTATGATTTTGACTCCCCCACCTTCCTGAGATACAATTCTTTCTTATGGTGGTGTAGGGACGCAGTCATTGAGTGTAGCCGTAACAAGACAAGGAATAATTGATCAATTTTCGTGTGTTTTTCTATTGAagtaagaatatatatatataaattacaaaGTCTTGTTAAGATAATTCCTAAGAATTCTTTGTCAATCAattagtttatgattatgtaatcttCTTTAATTATGTATAGATTATATTTACACTCTAACATTCCCCTGAAATTGAAGCATAAATGTTTATCATGTCCATCTTGTTAGAAAGACATTCTATTTGAGACTTATTTAAAACTTTAGTGAGTAAATCACCCAGTTGCTCTCCTGTCTTCACATAACTGAtggagattaaattttcttaaattttctcacggatgaaatgacaatcaattTCAATATGCTTAGTCCGTTCGTGGTATACTGGATTGGAAGCAATGTGAATAGCAGtctgattatcacaccaaaCTTCCACAGTGACGCAACATCCATACCAATTTCTTTCAGCAGATGATTTATCCACAGAATTTAATAAGTGGATTGAGTCATGGCTCTGTATTCTGACTCGGTATTGGATCTGAATAccactgatcaagcataatttagccacatttttatcataattattgttgcttatttacacattttttagtttaatttatgatttttatcttgtttttacagaaaaggaagaaattagaaaatgggagaaaaagtgcagaaaaagtacagaaggatgatttgcccagtgatttgcccaagatcaccagctaaactgctccaatcactgcccagatcaagctaaagcagaaacctggaggcaacagacagcagtgatatgggcagtgatttgcccaagaaactcgaagatcactggccaaatcactcgcagagacatagaggactgactcacagagaagcgatctggtcagtgatttgcccaatcacttgaagaaactggtcaaatcaccgggcaaatcacttcgacagcagaaaatacagcagagcgggaaattgttcaggaaaccgaatttcaagttttcagaagtccaaatccaactcaatcactaccaaaacaattccaagagccacgaaagagtttctcacctaaggaattccagttgcaattaaattcaacatcaaaagaggaatcacaagccaaattaaagagggatttcaaaaccctagaaggatggaactcttcaactataaaagggcagcctccaaaccagcaaaggcatcttcggctgaggaattgaactcgccagaaactctccaacatcttcctttttcttttcttttcatctttttgtgtatttagtccaccatgagtggctaaactccttcttttctagttgaagttggtgaatttcagattttgtgatgaattgggagatttaaatctccattgttaaacttttatttattttcaatatttatgcaatttgagctttccataaatattactttgcttttagaatcaataagggcccattgcttttaaattgcttaagtaatattgtttgaatgatttaggtccgtaattgcttaggttgttcaaatacacatttaatcaaattgcataatctaaacttgaccacgcggttggcaaggatagaattgggtttctctaagtcttaatgcagtcaacagttgttcgatgctacaatgccccaaggacgttccttggcaacttgttgattagtgtttgattagcgaatgtttcctaatcaaactagaactaaggaggaatttggattatgagaagcgtcttccacatccaaaactaatttattggaataaataggagagttaaagaatcaatgatcaattctaaacaatctgaaataagatccatactccaactagaagcttttctcttattgatttactcatctttaaattattgctttcttttgttatttagtgttaatccatcaactcaaaacccccctcttttaattatttgttatttacttatcttggttattattaggaagatctttagtgtcaattccctgtggttcgaccctattgccactatctacaagtttattgttgattgtttaataggtttatttttgacggcttcgacaaccgcctatcaaaaattggcgccgttgccggggaattgatttaaactaacgtattttccttttatgatcagggctgatcgtaaagaagctcttttttacgatcctgaaattgaacgcactgccaagaccttacaagcatggctacggtaagtatgtcttttctctcttctcaaatttctgaactaacctctattgtgagaaattatagtcaagctcgacaagttcaacaacttcaacaagcacatgcatttgaaggattctatggacagccaagacataatccctaccttgacacatataattcaggttggggagacaatatgagctatggctatacaaggacagaccatgactaccaaagagatctgcaatacaatccatgttggggggacaacccgaattatggctatgcaagggctgactactaccaaaactatcaagcccaagcaacacctcaaaactcccatatggaacttgaagagatggtgagaaaattggaaatttctggaaaaattctccaacagcaagtggatcaagcggttaactcaatgaacgcgcacatattaagaagggaggaagagcttcaagatctatgggacgatgacgaagaaacagaccaagctgctgaatctgcggcacaaatcaccactgtagaacctgctgctgtccaaaaatcagcaccaACAGAAGCTCTTGCTGCAAAAACagcacctgctgtccaaaaatcagcaacctcagaaattgccccaactgaactagaagttgctgcacttgctgaaactgccaaaattacaccagaaattacagaatttgctgctgtccaagttgctgaaaatagagacagcaactgctgtcaaACTGCCACAACCACTGCTGCCCACAAATCAGCACCAGCCGAAGTACCTGTTACATCCCCTGCTGCTGTCCATAAACCAGCAACTGCTGGaagtgccccaactgaaccaaaatctgctgaaatttctgaaacaaaCCAGCCCCCTGGAGAATCCAGCACAACCAGATTGCTAGCACAGGTAAGTTGTTGTttgccctcccaaactgagataaatccaaggcaaaatgctagtgccatcacattgaggagggGAAAGGAGTTACAAGACAATAGggatgaaaaattgcaaaaacagggcatggaagaaattctgctagaaagtgatcagggcagtgatttgcccagtttacTCGTaggaactgacccgatcgctgggcaaactaagctgtccagcagtggtttgcccaattctccaaagaaggcagaaagtgatttgcccaaatcaacagaccaggcagaatcaagtcaaaggcagaaacagcaacctatggagaaattcaaggtacctcctcccttcccaaagagatttgcaaggtcccaaaaggagaaagaggaaaaagagatattggagacacttcgcaaagtggaaattaacattcccctacttgatgctatcaaacaaataccaaggtatgctaaatttctcaaagagctatgcaccaataggaggaaacttgctgaacataaaaaggtaagtgtgggggagtgtgtttcagctgtaatccaaaggaaacttccaaccaaatgcaaggatagaggaatgttcgcggtttcatgcaaaataggcaatgtggggataaagaaagccatgtgtgaccttggagcttcaataaatgtcatgcctctgtctatttttaacttgttgaatgcaggtacactcaagggcaccagcattgtgatccaattagctgaccgatccattgtctaccccaagggagtgcttgaagatgtgttggtgcaagtggaccaactagtcttcccagctgatttttatgtgattgacatggaggaggataagggcaacatcacctctgatatcttacttaggagaccattcttgagcacagcaagaacaaaaattgatgtgcatgatggcacattgaccatggagtttgaaggggaaattataaaatttaatgtttatgatgccatgaaattccccaatgatgtttctcttgtttatggccttgatgttattgatgatttaagtcaagaaatttttgattttgatcaagaaaatttactttatgatggtctttgcaggagaggagaagtggacagcaacatcattgaa
This region of Manihot esculenta cultivar AM560-2 chromosome 10, M.esculenta_v8, whole genome shotgun sequence genomic DNA includes:
- the LOC110624117 gene encoding probable methyltransferase PMT23 — protein: MAISVQNLIKEKKFPFIFAFFVLLLCATSFLYTTDSRFPSFSLYDIQKQTNPSSFQLFSPPQIVTPPPVAAVSSPTTATTTADRNDVANGNENKSNEGNSVVVGGGGMEGIEKIQWALCKGTVAVDYIPCLDNFKAIKALHSRRHMEHRERHCPKPNPRCLPPLPKGYKVPLLWPKSRDMIWFDNVPHPKLVEYKKDQNWVRRDGDFLVFPGGGTQFKDGVTDYFNFIEKTLPIIQWGRRTRVVLDVGCGVASFGGYLLDKNVITMSFAPKDEHEAQIQFALERGIPATLSVIGTKKLPYPNNAFDLIHCARCRVHWDADGGKPLMELNRILRPGGFFIWSATPAYREDVRDRNYWKSMVALTKIMCWKDVAKTMVSPGVGLVIYRKPDTFSCYDDQKERDPPFCYHRGPQDIPWYEPLTRCLSKLPVDIGGNVLSWPSLWPYRLNDLPPVLSFDPDLRDMFYEDTKHWSVLVSDVYLNAAAVNWSSVRNIMDMNAGYGGFAAALVDLPFWVMNVVPFDAQNTLSVIFDRGLIGVYHDWCESFSTYPRTYDLLHSSFLFKNLTQRCDLIDVAVEMDRMVRPGGYVLVQDTMEMIHKLGSILGSLHWSTSLYEKQFLIAKKSFWRPS